The DNA segment TAAGGTGTATCAACCAATTGTTCTTCGTTGGGCAAACCAAATCCGCTTTCGCTGGTATCTTCCCATTTTATAGGATGACATCTGAGGCTACTGCTACGATTTATTAACAAATCTTGAGCCGTCAGGCTAGATAAAGCTTTTAACCGATCAAGTAGGGTTAGCCAGTAAATTACCTCTTTTTCTGTACAAAAAAATTTTGTATGTCCATCTTGATAATATTTAAACGAAAAGCTGATGCCTTGAGATGACTTCAGCTTCGTTGGTTTAATACCTGATCTGCTATCTCTGGGAATATCAGTCTTCTTAATCTTCTTCGGCACGAGATGCGTAGTACTCCTTCATCCAGTCCTTTTTAATGATTTCGTTGGAAGGTACATCAGATGCTAGATTTCCTCTAGCCCAATTCCAGGGTGCTTCAGCATGAGTCATTTGCTCAAGTTCATAAGCATCGCAGGCAAAATATTCTTCTGCAAGTTCATCAAGAAACTCTCGAATCTCATCAGGTAATTCCAGTTCTGGGTTAGCATCCTGTAAAATAGGTTGCCATCCAAAAGGCTTGTACTTCTGGTACAACACAGGTATTACAGGCCCATGTATCCATGCTTGAAAATCTTCTGGGAACAAAGGAGTTTCATAGAGTGCAAGATGCCAAGCTTGAGCATAGTAAACAAGCTTTTGCAGTTTTAAATTACTTATAAAAGAGCCTGTTTCATTCGCCAGCCAGATAAAGTAATTTGCTACATCAAAACATGAGAACACTATAATCACCTCTTCAGCCTGCTACACAATAGCTAGCCTTTATCCCTCTCAATATATCAGTTTACGAGTTATTGCAAGAAAAGCTATGGAGAATTTTCTGCTTTCTTTAGTT comes from the Nodularia sp. NIES-3585 genome and includes:
- a CDS encoding Panacea domain-containing protein — its product is MFSCFDVANYFIWLANETGSFISNLKLQKLVYYAQAWHLALYETPLFPEDFQAWIHGPVIPVLYQKYKPFGWQPILQDANPELELPDEIREFLDELAEEYFACDAYELEQMTHAEAPWNWARGNLASDVPSNEIIKKDWMKEYYASRAEED